From Desulfuromonas soudanensis, the proteins below share one genomic window:
- a CDS encoding site-specific integrase → MPQSEIFAPLLDAYLEWMQHYQHAAAGTCELRAQYLTVFLRYLGPQATLQGLAKLSPESIEAFFLAYAQKVGKAARRSMQSTLRTFFRFCLHRGYVREPLDLAVPTLRAYKLASVPRGLTEAQARQVLQGIDRKTTVGRRDYAIVQLLHTYGVRGGQVRALRLEQIDWAQNRIFFAASKGGKDSCLPLTVEVGESLLNYLQNARPSSSNPQVFLTSRAPYHPLPRSSSLSVIIERRIRAASIEIPSKGAHAFRHGFATRMLAQGEPFKAIADVLGHRHLGTTFIYTKVDFNALKQVALEWPQEVTR, encoded by the coding sequence TTGCCGCAAAGCGAGATCTTTGCGCCTCTTCTGGATGCCTACCTCGAATGGATGCAGCATTACCAGCACGCCGCTGCCGGGACCTGCGAGTTGCGCGCTCAGTACCTCACCGTTTTCCTGCGCTACCTCGGCCCGCAGGCGACATTACAAGGGTTGGCCAAGCTGAGCCCGGAGAGCATCGAGGCGTTCTTCCTGGCTTATGCGCAGAAGGTCGGAAAAGCAGCGCGGCGATCGATGCAGTCGACCCTGCGGACCTTCTTCCGTTTCTGCCTGCATCGAGGCTACGTCCGGGAGCCCCTGGACCTGGCGGTTCCTACCTTGAGAGCCTACAAGCTGGCTTCGGTCCCGCGCGGCTTGACTGAGGCTCAGGCTCGGCAGGTCCTTCAGGGGATCGACCGCAAGACCACGGTGGGCCGACGGGATTACGCCATCGTTCAGTTGCTTCACACCTACGGTGTCCGAGGCGGCCAGGTTCGGGCGTTGCGGCTGGAGCAGATCGACTGGGCGCAGAACCGGATCTTCTTTGCAGCTTCCAAGGGCGGCAAGGACAGCTGCCTTCCCCTCACCGTCGAGGTGGGGGAGAGCCTGCTGAACTACTTGCAAAATGCCCGGCCATCCAGTTCGAACCCGCAGGTGTTTCTGACCTCGCGTGCCCCCTACCACCCGCTTCCCCGCTCCAGTTCCCTTTCCGTCATCATCGAGCGCCGTATCCGAGCCGCAAGCATCGAGATTCCCAGCAAGGGCGCCCACGCCTTTCGGCATGGCTTTGCGACCCGGATGCTCGCGCAGGGAGAACCGTTCAAGGCGATTGCCGATGTGCTGGGCCATCGCCATCTCGGCACCACCTTTATCTACACCAAGGTCGACTTTAACGCCCTGAAGCAGGTCGCCCTGGAGTGGCCGCAGGAGGTGACGCGATGA